A genomic window from bacterium includes:
- a CDS encoding patatin-like phospholipase family protein, with translation MKPKKVGLALGGGGARGLAHIGVIKSLEQAGIEISFIAGTSMGALVGGWYAATKDINSLENIFLDKDKIDRIAKILKKSDGGSLQVKDHIFTDFLGDALKTKNIEDCKIPFRAITTDIKNGDEVVIKKGNLLEAIRASAALPIVFHPVSFDGRLLMDGGFSNPVPADIAKKMGADFVIAVDITSKWLDVSERQFSWVWLPSLVSNVLDAAAYQLAKSHMESADVVLQPLVLNFGYFDFKQPGEIIRAGVRETKLNLKKIFGSSGYSEPTKTPFEKFIDFLFYQE, from the coding sequence ATGAAACCTAAAAAAGTCGGATTAGCTTTGGGCGGCGGCGGGGCCAGGGGGTTGGCCCACATCGGCGTGATCAAATCCCTGGAGCAGGCCGGTATTGAAATCAGTTTTATTGCCGGCACGAGCATGGGCGCTTTGGTCGGCGGCTGGTACGCGGCGACCAAAGATATCAATTCTTTGGAAAATATTTTTTTGGATAAAGATAAAATTGACAGGATTGCCAAAATTCTTAAAAAAAGCGATGGCGGCAGTTTGCAGGTTAAAGACCATATATTCACCGATTTTTTGGGCGATGCTCTCAAAACAAAAAACATTGAGGATTGTAAAATTCCTTTTCGGGCTATCACTACCGATATCAAAAATGGAGACGAAGTCGTAATAAAAAAAGGTAACCTGCTTGAAGCTATTCGGGCTAGCGCCGCCTTACCGATTGTTTTTCACCCGGTTTCGTTTGATGGCCGGTTATTGATGGACGGCGGATTTTCCAACCCCGTGCCGGCGGATATCGCGAAAAAAATGGGCGCCGATTTTGTGATTGCGGTTGATATTACCAGTAAATGGCTGGACGTATCGGAACGGCAGTTCAGCTGGGTGTGGTTGCCGTCACTGGTTTCTAATGTTCTTGACGCCGCGGCTTATCAATTAGCTAAATCCCACATGGAAAGCGCCGATGTCGTTTTACAGCCTTTGGTTTTGAATTTCGGGTATTTTGATTTTAAACAACCAGGAGAAATCATCAGAGCCGGCGTTCGGGAAACCAAATTAAATCTTAAAAAAATATTCGGCAGTAGCGGTTATTCCGAACCAACCAAAACTCCCTTTGAAAAATTTATTGATTTTTTGTTTTATCAGGAGTAA